The proteins below are encoded in one region of Salvelinus namaycush isolate Seneca chromosome 32, SaNama_1.0, whole genome shotgun sequence:
- the rp9 gene encoding retinitis pigmentosa 9 protein has translation MSSRKRSRDSEDRGDRKRHKESKHDVEKLKKQARKLNQEVQKLKHLETFYEKPPPGLIKAEEYKPEDCIPADPGNEDARDFLAHAPTKGLWMPLGKEVKVMQCWRCKRYGHRTGDRECPFFIKGNQKLEQFRVAHEDPMYDLIRENKRNEKETRIQQLQQLLQDTTSSDSDSSSSSSSTGDRKKRKHKKKDKKKDKKKRKKRRKHKSSKTSDCSESD, from the exons ATGTCTAGTAGAAAGAGATCGCGAGACTCGGAGGACAGAGGGGACCGCAAAAGGCACAAGGAATCAAAACACGATGTAGAAAAACTCAAGAAACAAGCGAGAAAACTCAACCAAGAAGTGCAAAAGCTGAAGCATTTGGAGACCTT TTATGAAAAACCTCCTCCTGGACTCATAAAG GCGGAGGAGTACAAACCAGAGGACTGTATTCCTGCTGATCCAGGAAATGAGGATGCTAGGGACTTCCTGGCTCATGCCCCCACCAAGGGGCTGTGGATGCCTCTGGGGAAGGAGGTGAAAGTGATGCAGT GTTGGAGATGCAAGCGCTATGGACACAGGACAGGGGACCGAGAGTGTCCCTTCTTCATCAAAGGAAACCAGAAACTGGAGCAGTTCAGAGTG GCACACGAAGACCCAATGTACGACCTGATCCGAGAAAACAAACGCAATGAAAAAGAAACAAG GATCCAGCAGCTGCAGCAACTCCTGCAGGACACCACCTCCTCCGACTCGGacagctcctcctcttcctcctccaccggCGACCGCAAGAAGAGGAAACACAAGAAGAAGGACAAGAAGAAGgacaagaagaagaggaagaagaggaggaagcaCAAGTCCTCCAAAACCAGTGACTGTTCTGAGTCCGATTGA